The genomic region AAGTGCACATGAAGTCACAGCCATCTTGGATCTTTAGATTGGCGCGTGTTTTTGAATCTGATTGGCCCATGGTGTCAATAGTGAAATCTTCTTTGACAATTCGATCTCTAATGATTAAAGGTTTTTCATTTTTACCCATACTGACGTAATCGAGTACCGACATTTTATCTTGATTGCCAATGATTAGGTCAACGCCTTCAATTTCCGAAAGAGTTTTATAGCCCATTTGCGAATAACAACCGACCACGGCAACAAAAGCATCCGGATTCCTACGGATGTAGGAGCGAATGACATTGCGACAATCTGAGTCAGCACGTGCCGTTACGGTACATGTATTGACGATGGCAAGGTTGGAGTCTGTTTTGAAATCAACGATTTCAAAACCTTGCTCTTTAAGACCTTGCTCCATGACGGATGATTCTGATTGGTTGAGACGGCACCCGAGGGTGTATACGCTAGCTTTTTTTGTATCTAAATTTGGTTTTTGGGTCATTCTGCAATATTCATGAGCCATTTGGCGAGGAGTCGAGTTCCGAAGCCACTGGCGAGTTTTTCGTTAATGTATGTGCAACCTTTCATTCCCCATGCAGTGCCTGCGATGTCGAGGTGAGCCCAGCGAGTATCGCCAGCAAAGTTGGAAAGGAAGCCAGCAGCAGTGATTGTGCCTGCATACGGAGGGCCGATGTTGCAAAGATCAGCATCAGTGCCGTGTAGGAGCTTTTTATAATCGTCGTTTAGAGGTAGGGGCCACAAGCGTTCATGCACTTGTGATCCTGCTTCAATGAGGTCCTTTTGGAGCTCGTCATCTTCACTGATGATAGCCGACATTTCATGGCCTAAAGCCACGATGCATGCGCCGGTTAGAGTAGCTACATCAATCATGATGTCTGGCTTATATGTTTCGGCGGTATAGGCCATGGCATCGCAAAGGAGTAGTCGACCTTCAGCGTCTGTATTGTAGATCTCGATAGTTTTACCATTATAAGCAGTGACGATATCGCCTGGCTTAGTAGCTTTGCCATTGATAAGGTTTTCTGAACTTGGTACAACGCAAATGACGTTGATGGCGGCGTTACATTCACAGATCGCTTTGAAAGCACCAAGGACAGCGGCTGCACCGCACATATCGTACTTCATCTCTTGCATGCCTTTGCCTGGCTTAAGGCTAATACCGCCAGAATCAAAAGTTACGCCTTTGCCTACAATAGCGACAGTTTTAGTCGCGCTCGGGTGAGTGTGCTTGAGAATGATGAGTTGTGCTTCTTCGTCTGAGCCAGCCGAAACTGATAAGAGTGCACCCATGCCGAGTTTTCCCATTTCGGCTTCGCCGAGGACTTCGATTTCTGAATCAGTCTCTTTTGCAAGATTACGCGCTTTATCAGCAAGGATTTTTGGTGTGAGGGCATTGCCTGGAGCATTGCCTAAGTCGCGAGCGTAGTTAGCGCATTCAGTAAAAATTTGTGCGCGATTCGCTTTGCCTTGTTCGATAGTGATGTCTTTACTAGCGCAAAGGTGAACGCAGAGGTTGTCTACTTTGACGGTTTCAGATTTTTTAGTTTTGAAAGCATCATACTCATATTGGCCGAGGTTGAGGGCTGCAACAAAATGTCTAGTTTGAAGTTCTGGGACATGGCCCAGTTCAAGTAAGAGGTGGTGCTTCTTGTACTTCTGAAGAAGGCTCACGGCTTTACCAGTTGCGCTACGGAATTTATGACTGAGGTCACCCTCTTTTTTGCCAAGACCCAAAATGAGGATGCCGCGATAAGCACTCATAGGAGTAGGGAGATAAAACATGTCTTTGCCGCAAATGTTGCCGCGCTCATGGATTAAGTTCAGAGATGTTTGGTCTTCTAAAGCAATTAAGGAACTATTTATAGCGCCGTCTAACTCGCCTTCCCATGCAGGGATAATTAAGCAGTCAACTTCAGGTTCGATTTCGCAGTTTGTAATAAAATGTATGTCCATAAGTGCGTTCCAAAATAGTGGTTAAAATTTCAAAAATAAGCGGTAATATGTGTTGCTAGACTTGATTTGTAAAGTTTTCTCAAAATTAAAGCTGTGTTTTTCCTTTTGAATCTCTCTGTAAAATCTTATTTGTCAATGACTTTTGATTTTTTGAGTATTCTCTAGGCTTGGTTTGAGATGCAAGTGAATCAACATATACTTATTCGACTTTAAGTATTTGGTAATTAAGGCATATTAGTTTTTTGCCAATTTTCATCAAGTAATCAAGCGAAAACAGAACTTTTATGAAGCGAATTAAACATATATTTTGGGACTGGAATGGGACATTGCTCAATGATGTCGATCTTTGTGTCCATGTAACGGGAGAGTTTCTACGTGAACGCCATGGCAAGTTAATGGATCGTGAAACGTATTTAAGGGAATTTGGTTTTCCAGTCATTGATTTTTATAAAAAAATTGGAATTGATTTACGCGATGCTGATTATGGGCAAATGGCCTTGGATTGGATTGGAGCATATAATCAATCATTTGGAGACTTTGCGGAACTTCATCAAGGAGTAGGCGAAGTACTCTTAGCTTTAAATGACTTGGGTTATAAACAGTCGATTTTATCGGCATGCGAAAAAGATTTACTTGGCACCTTGGTGAAAAAGTTTAAGCTGTGGGATCATTTTGATTCAGTCCATGGAGTCGAAGACTTTAAGGCACACGGGAAAGTCGATTTAGCCATTTCTGCAGTGAAATTAAGTAATTTGAAGGCCGATGAGTGTATGCTGATCGGCGATACTAAGCACGACTATGAAGTCGCTCAAGAAGCGGGTATGCAATGCTTGTTGATTGGAGGGGGTCACCAAAATATTGAGCGCTTGAAGTCGACGGGTTGTGAGGTTCTTGGCGATATAAGCCAAGTTCTCGAAAAATTTAAAAATATATTAAGTAAGGACTCATCTAATGTCTAAACATACAGTTGAAAAAATTGGTGGTACTTCTATGTCTCGCTTTGGTGAGATTGTGGATAATGTCATTTTAGGGAATCGCAAAGAAGACGAAATCTATAATCGTGTATTTGTCGTAAGTGCTTATGGTGGGATTACCAACGCATTGCTTGAGCATAAAAAGACCGGTGAGTCAGGTGTGTATCAGTACTTTAAAGATGGAGATCAAAAGTGGGAAGGCGCTTTAGATAAAGTTACTGCACAAATGAAAGAAGTGAACACCGAAATGGTGGCTGCGGGCTTAGATTTGAAAGCTGCAAATGAGTATGTAGATCAGCGTGTGGAAGGGATTCGCAACTGTCTAAAAGATATATGCCGCATCTGTTCCTATGGTCATTTCCACTTAAATGAGTTCTTGATGGCGGCAAGAGAACTTCTCAGTTCTGTAGGTGAGGCTCACTCCGCATGGAATTCAGTAAATATCCTCAATAATCGCAAGATAAACGCTTTGCTTATTGATTTGACCGGATGGAAAGATAATGAGGCCAAGCCTTTTGCCGAGAAGATTGAGCTCGAATTTGCTGGTGTGGATTATGCGAATAATATTTGTATTGCAACTGGTTACACAAAGTGTAAAGAAGGCTTGATGCATACTTTTGATCGTGGTTACAGTGAAATTACTT from Lentisphaera profundi harbors:
- a CDS encoding HAD family hydrolase, which produces MKRIKHIFWDWNGTLLNDVDLCVHVTGEFLRERHGKLMDRETYLREFGFPVIDFYKKIGIDLRDADYGQMALDWIGAYNQSFGDFAELHQGVGEVLLALNDLGYKQSILSACEKDLLGTLVKKFKLWDHFDSVHGVEDFKAHGKVDLAISAVKLSNLKADECMLIGDTKHDYEVAQEAGMQCLLIGGGHQNIERLKSTGCEVLGDISQVLEKFKNILSKDSSNV
- a CDS encoding leucyl aminopeptidase, which translates into the protein MDIHFITNCEIEPEVDCLIIPAWEGELDGAINSSLIALEDQTSLNLIHERGNICGKDMFYLPTPMSAYRGILILGLGKKEGDLSHKFRSATGKAVSLLQKYKKHHLLLELGHVPELQTRHFVAALNLGQYEYDAFKTKKSETVKVDNLCVHLCASKDITIEQGKANRAQIFTECANYARDLGNAPGNALTPKILADKARNLAKETDSEIEVLGEAEMGKLGMGALLSVSAGSDEEAQLIILKHTHPSATKTVAIVGKGVTFDSGGISLKPGKGMQEMKYDMCGAAAVLGAFKAICECNAAINVICVVPSSENLINGKATKPGDIVTAYNGKTIEIYNTDAEGRLLLCDAMAYTAETYKPDIMIDVATLTGACIVALGHEMSAIISEDDELQKDLIEAGSQVHERLWPLPLNDDYKKLLHGTDADLCNIGPPYAGTITAAGFLSNFAGDTRWAHLDIAGTAWGMKGCTYINEKLASGFGTRLLAKWLMNIAE